In a genomic window of Brettanomyces nanus chromosome 1, complete sequence:
- a CDS encoding uncharacterized protein (CAZy:GT2_Chitin_synth), with product MSRPLQSPFDFDDSDNESINVHDSTSEGPFASPDDYNMNSWSRTNRRLPPEVQAALPVGLQAGFPVGLQTGSPVGPQMDLHFTPSLLSPPQTHSVDKYGNDYSQSYNFDDYYSTNDVDEAVRPTESSTKIRDLPSRPVNYSSSGFFQAFERDPDEPEIDYQPSLIEDEKQQLPETTNAPVNVAGTERVKLLNGRYYSFDYPVPKLLLENIPFEGAKDLAEFTYLRYHAITADPKDYRPDNSVARDFIENYPLRQKCYPIPRETELMIVCTMYNEDEILLARTLKGVFKNIKHMYNMFDDPDSPFGRSAWKKIVVVVVADGRNKLNERSKSLLTLLGCYQDGIIQEKVNDVDVKAHLFEYTTSFGIGKFKYDSKGGSRCRIPLVTDQTIPIQFMFLLKEKNAQKINSHRWALNFLCPNLNPKVVCLIDVGTEPGPDSIYKLWEAFKDPQVGGVCGEIRAMLGRHASANDETALFGKIAFWIWAKMSDLWACFCNPLVAAQNFEYKISNILDKPTESFYGFVTVLPGAFSAYRYTALQGDPLEAYFHGEDMKSDTEKPAGVLESNMYLAEDRILCYQLVSKPYSSFLLRYVHDSYAVTDVPSSVDEFMAQRRRWLNGSFFAALYSLIHFYRILRCSHSWGRKMLLVLEMSYQFISIIISWFALATYFLIFRILTLEVISTTIGFKVGNILAVVFLWIYITAAALTFIISFGNKPNQNKRLYQLVFALFGIVGIYMMFCVILLTISAIDSIKDAVSSSKTSLAVTLFKNSTFRNLTVSLASTYLLYLLSSLLFFDVFHLIACTIPYLLLNPAYVNVLSIYAFCNLDDISWGTKGALKSEESPKKQASVVNASGSSVEQELLLSEALQDPDEMYLQARKELESLDDGNKDINASNLKLSQKNYAKGRTYAVLIWLFSNFILLVVVLRTGGLDEYINIQDDGPPGSTTTTSTTATASATTTSTTTKRFVKREYDEHTASIFMTVILWIVVAMALFRFLGCIFYRLDFFRKRQKYHKAQVYY from the coding sequence ATGTCTCGTCCTCTTCAGAGTCCTTTCGActttgatgattctgataACGAATCTATCAATGTTCATGATAGCACTTCTGAGGGACCCTTTGCATCCCCTGATGATTATAATATGAATAGTTGGTCCAGGACAAATAGAAGACTTCCACCGGAAGTTCAGGCGGCTCTCCCGGTAGGTCTTCAGGCGGGTTTCCCGGTAGGTCTCCAAACGGGGTCCCCGGTGGGTCCCCAGATGGATCTTCATTTCACTCCATCCCTGCTGAGTCCTCCTCAGACTCACTCTGTCGATAAGTATGGCAACGATTACTCGCAGAGCTACAACTTTGACGACTATTACTCTACCAATGACGTTGATGAAGCTGTCAGACCCACAGAGTCATCCACTAAGATCCGAGATCTGCCTTCAAGACCCGTCAATTACTCGTCTTCTGGTTTCTTTCAAGCCTTCGAAAGAGATCCAGATGAACCAGAAATTGACTATCAACCAAGTCtcattgaagatgagaaacAGCAGCTTCCAGAAACTACAAATGCTCCTGTAAACGTTGCCGGTACAGAGAGAGTAAAATTGTTGAATGGAAGATACTACAGTTTCGACTATCCCGTTCCAAAGCTGCTTTTGGAGAATATTCCCTTTGAAGGTGCCAAGGATTTAGCAGAATTCACTTACTTAAGATATCATGCCATCACGGCAGATCCAAAAGATTATCGTCCTGATAACTCAGTTGCACGTGACTTCATAGAAAACTATCCATTAAGACAGAAATGCTACCCCATTCCAAGAGAGACTGAGCTTATGATTGTCTGTACTATGTACAATGAAGACGAGATCTTGCTTGCCAGAACCTTAAAGGGtgtcttcaagaacatcaAGCATATGTATAACATGTTCGATGATCCTGACAGTCCATTTGGACGTAGTGCCTGGAAGAAGATCGTGGTTGTAGTTGTTGCAGATGGCAGAAATAAGCTAAATGAGCGTTCTAAGTCTCTTTTGACACTCTTAGGATGCTATCAGGATGGTATTATTCAGGAAAAGGTTAACGATGTAGATGTTAAGGCTCATTTGTTTGAATATACGACTTCTTTTGGCATTGGAAAGTTCAAATATGATAGTAAAGGAGGTTCCAGGTGTCGTATTCCATTGGTGACTGATCAAACCATCCCTATACAGTTCATGTTTCTTcttaaagagaagaatgcCCAAAAGATCAACTCTCATCGATGGGCTTTAAACTTTCTCTGTCCAAACTTAAATCCCAAAGTGGTATGTTTGATTGACGTTGGTACCGAACCTGGTCCTGATTCTATCTATAAGCTTTGGGAGGCATTTAAAGATCCCCAAGTAGGTGGTGTTTGCGGTGAAATTAGAGCCATGTTAGGTAGACATGCCAGTGCCAACGATGAAACCGCTCTCTTCGGTAAGATAGCGTTCTGGATATGGGCTAAAATGAGTGATTTGTGGGCCTGTTTCTGTAATCCGTTGGTTGCAGCCCAGAATTTTGAATACAAGATCTCTAATATCCTTGATAAGCCTACAGAATCCTTCTATGGCTTTGTCACCGTCCTACCTGGTGCCTTTAGTGCCTATAGATATACTGCATTACAAGGGGATCCTCTGGAAGCATATTTCCATGGTGAAGATATGAAATCGGACACTGAAAAACCTGCTGGTGTCTTGGAGTCTAACATGTATCTAGCAGAAGATCGTATTTTGTGCTACCAGTTGGTTTCCAAACCTTATTCGTCATTCTTACTTCGTTACGTTCATGACTCTTATGCTGTCACCGATGTTCCAAGTTCTGTCGATGAGTTCATGGcacagagaagaagatggcTAAATGGTTCCTTTTTTGCTGCTCTCTATTCGCTTATTCATTTCTATCGAATCCTACGCTGCTCTCACAGTTGGGGTCGAAAGATGCTGTTGGTTCTAGAAATGTCCTATCAGTTCATCAGTATCATCATTTCTTGGTTCGCGTTGGCAACCTACTTCCTCATCTTCCGTATCTTAACGTTAGAAGTCATCTCCACTACCATTGGATTTAAGGTTGGTAACATCTTGGCTGTTGTATTTCTTTGGATTTACattactgctgctgctttgaCCTTTATTATCTCATTCGGTAATAAGCCCAACCAGAATAAGCGTCTCTATCAGTTGGTGTTTGCATTGTTCGGTATTGTCGGTATTTATATGATGTTCTGCGTTATCCTATTGACCATCTCAGCCATCGACTCAATTAAAGACGCCGTTTCTTCGTCTAAAACTTCACTAGCAGTTACCCTTTTTAAAAACTCAACCTTCAGAAACCTTACTGTGTCCTTAGCATCCACCTATTTgctctatcttctttcgtCGCTCTTATTTTTTGACGTCTTCCATCTCATTGCTTGCACCATACcctatcttcttctcaaccCCGCCTATGTCAATGTTCTCAGTATCTATGCTTTCTGTAATCTTGACGATATCTCTTGGGGTACTAAAGGAGCATTAAAGTCAGAAGAAAGTCCTAAGAAGCAAGCTAGCGTTGTAAATGCATCTGGATCATCGGTCGAGCAAGAGCTTTTACTCTCAGAGGCACTTCAGGACCCTGATGAGATGTATTTACAGGCTCGGAAAGAATTGGAGTCTTTAGATGATGGAAATAAAGACATCAATGCGTCCAACTTGAAGCTATCCCAGAAGAACTATGCAAAAGGTAGAACTTACGCTGTTCTTATATGGTTATTTTCTAACTTCATATTATTAGTGGTTGTTCTAAGAACAGGAGGTCTGGACGAATACATCAATATTCAAGATGACGGTCCTCCGGGATCTACCACAACCACTAGTACTACTGCCACTGCTTCTGCCACCACTACCTCTACCACCACTAAACGTTTTGTTAAACGAGAGTATGACGAACATACTGCATCAATTTTCATGACTGTTATTCTTTGGATCGTGGTGGCTATGGCATTATTTCGCTTTCTTGGTTGCATTTTCTACAGATTGGACTTCTTTAGAAAGAGACAAAAGTATCATAAAGCTCAGGTTTACTATTAA
- a CDS encoding uncharacterized protein (EggNog:ENOG41), with protein MATFSEDLKANDVLSALRNLCSEEIGFTLTTKETEKGPVIEPLKIIHYEDLVEWKIDASFDCSRALSTLHDIVFKLNSTTPLWKIVIFNNCHVFFITDHVICDGTAIINFQRLFVKHLNAARQFPKREAPFSQSVVFDRSQSDTSYFSSSVDSYLNLRPSLAFLATTVMKTYAPTWLQNMVKPSKFGPFNLTGTVYPIPSGIAPSVHTNIHCVSITTDQMNRLHNLAKSHGVKLTSLLMYLIAKSFETIIDTCNMTRDLHVEIPVNCRHLIDYRAVLEKEPGYTGLTGCYASSIGINMPSKPLQNEDDRLNWDYVASFQLELDRSFNARDPQSLLGLLNYIGVESYIKDISEKQSFSGSTLELSNVGYFELQQSDEKSYYKIEDIWFSQCAGMTGSLIDVNVIGFEKGLRITLGCDQMMPLANKVGDMAHRLVTDLSEI; from the coding sequence ATGGCTACTTTCTCTGAAGATCTCAAAGCCAATGATGTGTTGTCGGCCTTAAGAAATCTATGCTCCGAGGAAATCGGCTTTACTCTCACCACTAAGGAGACTGAGAAAGGTCCGGTGATCGAGCCTTTGAAAATCATCCACTACGAAGATCTTGTTGAGTGGAAGATTGACGCCAGCTTCGATTGCAGCAGAGCCCTTTCGACTCTTCACGATATTGTTTTCAAGCTCAATTCGACCACCCCATTATGGAAAATAGTTATTTTTAATAATTGTCACGTGTTTTTTATCACAGATCATGTTATCTGCGACGGCACAgccatcatcaatttccaACGGCTTTTTGTCAAGCATCTCAATGCGGCTCGACAGTTTCCTAAAAGAGAAGCTCCTTTTTCCCAATCCGTTGTCTTTGATAGGTCTCAGTCGGATACTTCGTATTTCTCAAGTTCCGTTGATTCCTACCTTAATCTTAGaccttctttggcctttttAGCTACCACTGTCATGAAGACCTATGCACCTACTTGGCTTCAAAATATGGTCAAGCCTTCCAAATTTGGTCCGTTCAATCTTACCGGTACCGTTTATCCCATTCCTTCCGGTATCGCACCGTCTGTTCATACCAATATCCACTGTGTTTCCATCACTACTGATCAGATGAACCGCCTACATAATTTGGCAAAATCTCATGGCGTCAAACTCACTTCACTCTTGATGTATCTAATTGCCAAATCGTTTGAGACTATCATCGACACGTGTAATATGACACGTGATTTGCATGTTGAAATACCTGTGAATTGTCGTCATCTGATAGATTATAGAGCTGTTCTGGAGAAGGAACCTGGATACACCGGTCTAACAGGTTGCTATGCATCCAGTATCGGTATTAACATGCCTTCAAAGCCTTTGcaaaatgaagatgatcgTTTAAATTGGGATTATGtggcttcttttcaattaGAACTTGACAGGTCATTTAACGCACGTGACCCGCAATCTCTACTAGGATTACTCAATTACATTGGTGTGGAAAGTTACATAAAAGATATATCTGAGAAGCAATCATTTAGTGGCTCTACGCTTGAGTTATCCAATGTGGGATATTTTGAATTGCAACAGTCTGATGAGAAATCTTACTATAAGATAGAAGATATATGGTTTAGTCAGTGTGCCGGAATGACAGGATCGCTAATTGATGTTAATGTGATTGGATTTGAGAAGGGTCTTAGAATTACTCTTGGGTGTGATCAAATGATGCCATTGGCTAATAAAGTGGGGGATATGGCTCACAGGTTGGTCACAGATCTTAGTGAAATATAG
- a CDS encoding uncharacterized protein (BUSCO:EOG0934430B) — translation MSQEIILEDAGYLAALPGQKTLILSDEKKQNTFELGVSMIIYKWDTLNIAVDSKWGGPESEGKRDWLTAIIIDAFKENNEIDIIYIHEMLFNAMEDEFGVIVEDESTVVIGQKVVEIYKECLEGNFDHVHRMYEDWRSKQERRHKTEVVIKEDELNPDVSDVEEVVPDLVDEMDVDDDRDDRRDQRPVDDDGFTLVIRKKKH, via the coding sequence ATGTCGCAGGAAATCATCCTAGAAGATGCAGGTTACCTGGCAGCACTACCAGGTCAGAAGACATTAATATTGTCAGATGagaaaaaacaaaacaCTTTTGAACTCGGAGTATCAATGATTATCTATAAATGGGACACTCTTAATATTGCAGTGGATAGTAAATGGGGAGGGCCTGAATCTGAAGGAAAACGTGATTGGCTGACGGCTATTATAATAGATGCTTTTAAGGAGAATAATGAGATAGATATCATTTATATACACGAAATGCTCTTTAATGCTATGGAGGATGAGTTTGGAGTAATtgtggaagatgaatccaCTGTTGTGATTGGCCAGAAAGTGGTAGAGATCTACAAGGAGTGTTTGGAAGGAAATTTTGATCACGTGCATCGAATGTATGAAGACTGGAGGTCAAAACAGGAAAGAAGACACAAGACGGAGGTGGTGATCAAGGAAGATGAGCTGAATCCGGATGTGAGTGATGTGGAGGAAGTAGTACCAGATTTGGTTGATGAAATGGATGTGGATGATGATCGAGACGATAGACGCGATCAGCGACCAGTCGACGACGATGGATTCACCCTCGTTatcaggaagaaaaaacacTAA
- a CDS encoding uncharacterized protein (EggNog:ENOG41): protein MSDQHSFRSLLFHLSDVTVKAPISDTSFWSIYWSSPTSANQIFSALTPHEIRYLRDSNLHNYTSFLHAVASHFVHLASSSKSPLATFPTRHLLNSARILTKFLPYLYEIDTLAPLEKNLFWSLNYAPNDDPGSSTTDATVGSASSHFSSSNDISSHDSTNVLVDFNKNSADSGDSTNVRFDDQSDSFILPLGAQLVNSITKLLFVSTFTTPSPAGNPQQYMNMQDFTLWEAGVGGKNDGRVLDDRVIFDHVFVDLDSHRLELLRLLLCLCSQCLYLQVPTVVPQGSRYLTWLVSCTDKLTLLSLLSSLINVTCRSTRENVSSLTSNENGLSLEVPLYKDLRTLYVTHCIQLLTLMLVYPIPRDDVVFLKRYMDQSMSDKPINLARYYCGRLYKPTEISVLKRGLVDCILRPVDGGSTATTSFSNWMKTKLISNDPLIWSSELLMLFWEFYQVNKKFRSVVTCKYGPKLLMALLYNVWTNKMVDKQRNTVRLSLYLILFLMSDPQMSCQLLMPIDKKFYSEMPQNYRLSVAPTTYRDFLVSQLCNITCSECPTSLYPILVQLVYNLVPLAALYIDKEAAPTENRRLSQRDLVSGLTPPRELSYAASSSLVQLVNKLSGVGFLSANPIHPDLLALVIRSICHSFCRVPQHSTLLLYVITKSRGVFNNVSTGICELSDRRQQQQQQKQQPPQQQPATQQPPQPQSGINISDIDSRTSANHSRDSFSSPVPPPFNRRESELSTVSSQYSQSADELIESLTLAESRGSECNEDLVSSVRVPSAPGATETSESPETPEYPSSEHVNSPEIDPLDEDLLKSRLPVGMSEHAKSKQPLFASLESTWSGKQALKTILQVTEYICDHVTINPSVYDTSGIVNRIAALEIDKFIAQQHVIDEYDPEKTSFDPLRFSWSPLSLGWYEAVLWASIYSNYNVVGGKKLLTEISTSIKRIGWGLWGNNSTDDSMSSSSSSDGSSSLSSSRLDDSQLRSVAQSSMTHSGIWSGTFIHLFHVKIPVSTAQRASQTSVDAISDGINAGVGYRRHF from the coding sequence ATGTCCGACCAACATTCATTCAGGTCCCTCctctttcatctttctgATGTTACCGTCAAAGCTCCAATCTCAGACACCTCTTTCTGGTCCATTTATTGGTCGTCCCCAACTTCGGCCAATCAAATTTTCTCGGCTTTAACACCACATGAAATTAGATATCTTCGTGATTCGAATCTTCACAACTATACGAGCTTCCTACATGCTGTCGCTTCTCATTTCGTTCATTtggcatcatcttcaaagtctccACTGGCCACTTTCCCTACTAGACATCTCCTTAACTCTGCCAGAATCCTCACAAAGTTCCTTCCCTACCTCTATGAAATAGACACCCTTGCACCACTTGAGAAAAATCTTTTTTGGTCTCTTAACTATGCACCTAACGACGATCCTGGCTCTTCTACAACCGATGCTACCGTTggttctgcttcttcccACTTCTCCTCATCGAACGATATCTCTTCTCATGACTCCACAAATGTTCTCGTTGATTTTAACAAAAATTCGGCCGATTCTGGAGATTCCACAAATGTCCGTTTTGATGACCAATCAGATTCCTTTATTTTACCTTTAGGTGCTCAATTGGTCAATTCTATCACCAAACTTCTATTTGTCTCTACATTTACCACTCCTTCTCCTGCCGGCAACCCCCAGCAATATATGAATATGCAGGATTTCACTCTCTGGGAGGCAGGAGTGGGCGGTAAAAACGACGGTCGCGTGTTAGATGATCGTGTGATATTTGATCACGTGTTTGTTGATCTTGACTCTCATCGTTTGGAGTTATTAcgacttcttctttgtctaTGTTCTCAATGCCTTTATTTACAGGTACCCACAGTGGTTCCACAAGGCTCTAGATATTTAACATGGCTTGTTTCATGCACAGATAAGCTTACCCTGTTATCATTACTCTCTTCATTAATTAATGTCACGTGCCGATCGACACGTGAGAATGTTTCATCTCTGACCTCGAACGAAAATGGTTTAAGCTTGGAAGTGCCACTTTACAAGGATTTGAGGACTTTGTACGTGACACATTGCATCCAGTTGCTTACATTGATGCTGGTATATCCGATCCCACGTGACGATGTCGTTTTTTTAAAGAGATATATGGACCAATCAATGTCTGACAAACCTATAAACCTAGCCAGATACTATTGTGGACGACTCTATAAGCCTACAGAGATATCTGTGCTCAAAAGAGGACTTGTTGATTGTATACTGAGACCCGTTGATGGTGGTAGTACGGCCACAACGTCGTTTTCAAACTGGATGAAGACCAAATTGATCTCAAATGACCCTTTGATATGGTCCAGTGAACTTCTCATGCTTTTCTGGGAGTTCTATCAGGTCAATAAAAAGTTCCGGTCCGTTGTTACTTGTAAATATGGACCTAAGCTTCTTATGGCTCTTCTCTATAACGTTTGGACCAATAAAATGGTGGATAAGCAGCGAAATACCGTTAGATTGTCTCTCTatttgattcttttcctcatGTCTGATCCTCAGATGTCTTGTCAGTTACTTATGCCAATTGATAAGAAGTTCTACAGCGAAATGCCTCAAAATTACAGACTTTCCGTCGCCCCAACTACCTATAGAGACTTTTTGGTTAGTCAATTGTGTAATATCACCTGTTCTGAGTGTCCTACCAGTCTCTATCCGATTCTTGTACAGTTGGTGTATAACTTGGTTCCGTTGGCGGCTTTATatattgataaagaagCTGCACCAACGGAAAATAGGCGTCTTTCACAGCGTGATTTGGTCTCAGGACTCACTCCACCTCGTGAACTCTCTTATGCTGCATCCTCTAGTCTTGTACAACTCGTTAATAAGTTGTCTGGTGTTGGTTTCTTGTCTGCCAATCCGATTCATCCTGATTTGTTGGCTTTAGTGATCAGATCTATCTGTCATTCCTTTTGTAGAGTTCCTCAGCATAGTACATTACTTTTATATGTGATCACCAAGAGTCGTGGGGTGTTTAATAACGTTTCTACTGGCATCTGTGAGTTGTCTGATCGtcggcagcagcagcagcagcagaagcagcagccaccacaacaacaaccCGCAACACAACAGCCACCACAGCCACAATCTGGTATAAACATCTCCGATATTGACTCTAGGACATCCGCTAATCACTCTAGAGACagcttttcttctccagttcctcctccttttAATAGACGAGAATCTGAGCTATCTACCGTATCGTCGCAGTACTCACAGTCGGCAGATGAGCTTATTGAAAGTCTTACATTGGCAGAAAGTCGTGGAAGTGAGTGTAATGAGGATCTGGTATCGAGCGTTCGAGTCCCAAGCGCCCCAGGAGCTACAGAAACTTCGGAATCGCCTGAAACACCTGAAtatccatcttcagaaCACGTAAATTCGCCTGAAATCGACCCCTTGGACGAAGATCTACTCAAATCCCGACTTCCAGTGGGTATGTCAGAACATGCCAAGAGTAAACAGCCTCTTTTTGCATCGTTGGAATCGACATGGTCAGGAAAACAGGCACTCAAAACGATTCTACAAGTGACAGAATATATATGCGATCACGTGACCATCAATCCTAGTGTTTATGATACATCAGGAATCGTCAATCGTATTGCAGCACTTGAAATTGATAAGTTTATTGCTCAGCAGCACGTGATCGACGAGTACGACCCTGAAAAAACGTCTTTTGACCCGCTACGATTTTCCTGGTCACCTCTTTCGCTAGGGTGGTATGAAGCGGTTCTCTGGGCTTCCATATACTCTAATTATAATGTCGTAGGAGGTAAGAAGCTACTAACGGAGATTTCTACGTCTATCAAGCGCATTGGCTGGGGGCTCTGGGGCAACAATTCAACTGACGATTCAATgagttcttcctcatcttctgatGGAAGTTCGTCCCTTTCGTCTTCTAGACTGGACGATTCACAGCTCAGATCTGTGGCTCAGTCATCTATGACCCATTCGGGTATTTGGAGTGGTACATTTattcatctcttccatGTTAAAATACCTGTATCTACTGCTCAGAGGGCCAGTCAGACATCTGTCGACGCAATTAGTGATGGTATTAATGCCGGAGTAGGATATAGAAGGCACTTTTGA